Proteins from one Variovorax sp. PBL-E5 genomic window:
- a CDS encoding PAS domain S-box protein, with amino-acid sequence MKRNLPGTHREYQLGSETLVSMTDLNSIITYVNPAFVEASGYSEDELVGQPHNVVRHPDMPSEAFRDMWATVNLPRLNA; translated from the coding sequence ATGAAGCGCAATCTCCCTGGTACCCATCGCGAATATCAACTCGGCAGCGAGACCCTTGTCTCGATGACCGACCTGAACAGCATCATCACCTACGTGAATCCTGCGTTCGTTGAGGCGAGCGGCTACAGTGAGGATGAGCTCGTCGGTCAGCCGCACAACGTCGTTCGCCACCCCGACATGCCCTCCGAAGCTTTCCGAGATATGTGGGCCACCGTGAATCTCCCGCGACTAAACGCCTGA
- a CDS encoding AAA family ATPase, producing MTSKRSGKLKIINLFGAPGVGKSSVAAGIFWLMKAQHCSVELVSEYAKYLVLSGRKWQLTEEQVYLFAKQHHKQFVIERSGYEFGVTDSPLQLCQFYAPSKYFGSFEPLVDEASEAFENINFFVTRDLEAGHFEERGRTQGRAEALEVERQMRAFLARKNIPYTELPVDMLAPWRVVSSLNIGQPPVPEFAAFGLETSCMTEHKPLLVMTYLLAVDGDGSPWATLERCTRRKSAQPDRWAVRTPWGGCLNKDAIFEYEPSSSSRDAAFLARARFDTPEQALDVWLKHYAHERMQSEYDIRGIRLV from the coding sequence ATGACCTCCAAGCGAAGCGGCAAGCTCAAAATCATCAACCTCTTTGGCGCACCAGGAGTGGGCAAAAGCTCCGTCGCTGCCGGCATCTTCTGGCTGATGAAGGCCCAGCACTGCAGCGTGGAGCTCGTGAGCGAGTATGCGAAGTATCTGGTTCTATCCGGGCGAAAGTGGCAGTTGACCGAGGAACAGGTCTACCTGTTTGCCAAGCAACATCACAAGCAGTTCGTCATCGAGCGCTCGGGTTACGAGTTTGGGGTGACGGACAGCCCGTTGCAGCTCTGCCAGTTCTATGCCCCGAGCAAGTACTTTGGCAGTTTTGAACCCCTCGTCGACGAGGCATCGGAAGCCTTTGAAAACATCAACTTCTTCGTTACCCGCGACCTGGAAGCGGGCCATTTCGAGGAACGCGGGCGGACGCAGGGTCGCGCCGAAGCGCTAGAAGTGGAGCGACAGATGCGAGCCTTCCTGGCACGGAAGAACATCCCCTACACGGAGCTTCCTGTCGACATGCTGGCGCCGTGGCGCGTTGTGAGCAGTTTGAACATTGGCCAGCCGCCGGTGCCAGAGTTTGCCGCCTTTGGGCTGGAGACCTCCTGCATGACGGAACATAAGCCGCTCTTGGTCATGACCTACCTGTTGGCTGTCGACGGGGACGGGTCGCCCTGGGCCACGCTGGAGCGCTGCACCAGACGAAAGAGCGCTCAGCCGGACCGTTGGGCCGTCCGAACGCCCTGGGGCGGCTGTCTGAACAAGGACGCCATCTTCGAGTACGAGCCGTCGAGCTCGAGCCGAGATGCCGCGTTTCTCGCCCGGGCCAGGTTTGACACCCCTGAGCAAGCCTTAGACGTTTGGCTAAAACACTATGCACATGAGCGCATGCAATCCGAATATGACATCCGAGGTATCCGCCTTGTCTGA
- a CDS encoding zinc ribbon domain-containing protein, whose amino-acid sequence MNRAILSSACGRIAEQLGYKAARRNVLVLQVPAAYSSQECSRCGHTHPGNRDAQRFACQRCGLEAHADTNAARIIAGRGIGMVRDQKVVVKARKRVAYRRRATKAGLESPDVPVEGGVSRDEAKADIAQCPRKQEGATTTAPSGV is encoded by the coding sequence TTGAACCGGGCCATCCTCTCGAGCGCCTGTGGGCGCATTGCCGAGCAGCTGGGCTACAAGGCGGCCCGGCGCAACGTTCTCGTGCTGCAGGTGCCTGCGGCCTATTCATCCCAAGAGTGTTCCCGGTGCGGGCACACTCACCCAGGCAACCGCGACGCACAGCGGTTTGCCTGTCAACGCTGCGGACTCGAAGCGCACGCCGATACGAACGCCGCCCGCATCATTGCGGGCCGAGGTATCGGGATGGTGCGCGACCAAAAGGTCGTCGTGAAGGCCAGGAAGCGTGTCGCCTATCGACGGCGCGCAACAAAGGCAGGGCTGGAATCGCCCGATGTGCCTGTGGAGGGTGGTGTAAGTCGCGACGAAGCGAAAGCCGACATCGCGCAGTGCCCGAGGAAGCAGGAAGGTGCCACGACTACAGCGCCGTCAGGCGTTTAG